The following proteins come from a genomic window of Miscanthus floridulus cultivar M001 chromosome 2, ASM1932011v1, whole genome shotgun sequence:
- the LOC136539089 gene encoding ent-copalyl diphosphate synthase AN1, chloroplastic-like isoform X5, whose translation MQPLLPAASSSPFFPPRVVLKGPCRIRIHGKAGADAGGAGATGPRGNLRLGGFAGWWRPQQHQQAPSPATTTQQPDNVSSAKVFQTTRVETETETAKWPGKPQDLDDYQVIPEADETKLQPLIDQVRAMLRSMNDGDISISAYDTAWVALVPKLDGGGSQPQFPATVRWIVDHQLPDGSWGDSALFSAYDRMINTLACVVALTKWSLEPEKCKAGLSFLHENMWRLAEEEQESMPIGFEIAFPSLIQTARNLGIDFPYDHPALQSIYSNREIKLKRIPKDMMHRVPTSILHSLEGMPDLDWARLLNLQSSDGSFLYSPSSTAYALMQTGDKKCFEYIDRIVKKFDGGVPNVYPVDLFEHIWVVDRLERLGISRYFQREIKQCMDYVNRHWTEDGICWARNSTVKDVDDTAMAFRLLRLHGYNVSPSVFKNFEKDGEFFCFVGQSTQAVTGMYNLNRASQIAFQGEDVLHRARIFSYEFLRQREAQGMLRDKWIIAKDLAGEVQYTLDFPWYASLPRVEARTYLDQYGGKDDVWIGKTLYRMPLVNNDTYLDLAIMDFNRCQALHQLESNELQMWYIENCLDTFGVQPQDVLRAYFLAASCIYEPSRAAERLAWARTSMIANAISTHLNDILADKKRLECFVHCLYEESDVSCKFRLKRNPNDAILERALQRFINLLAQEALPIHEGQRFIHSLLSLAWTEWMLQKANKEENKYHKSSGIEPQYMVHDRQTYLLLVQVIEICAGRIGEAASVINNKDSDWFIQLTCNTCDGLNHKVLLSQDAEKNEATINCIDKEIELNMQELAQSLLLRSDEKTTNKKTKQTLWNVLRSSYYASHCPQHIIDRHVSRVIFEPV comes from the exons TGTTCCAGACCACCCGTGTCGAAACCGAGACTGAAACTGCGAAATGGCCAGGCAAACCACAAGATCTTGATGACTACCAAGTGATCCCTGAG GCTGATGAGACAAAGCTGCAGCCACTTATCGATCAAGTGAGGGCGATGCTAAGATCAATGAACGACGGGGACATCAGCATCTCGGCGTACGACACGGCGTGGGTGGCGCTGGTGCCGAAGCTGGACGGCGGTGGCTCCCAGCCCCAGTTCCCGGCCACCGTGCGTTGGATCGTCGACCACCAGCTGCCTGACGGCTCCTGGGGCGACTCGGCCTTGTTCTCTGCCTATGACCGCATGATCAACACCCTCGCCTGCGTCGTTGCACTCACGAAATGGTCTCTCGAGCCTGAAAAATGCAAGGCAGGGCTCTCGTTTCTCCACGAGAATATGTGGAGGCTAGCAGAGGAAGAGCAGGAGTCGATGCCCATCGGCTTCGAGATCGCGTTCCCTTCTCTCATTCAGACAGCTAGGAACCTGGGCATTGACTTCCCGTATGATCACCCGGCTTTGCAGAGCATATACTCCAACAGGGAAATCAAGCTGAAGAGGATCCCAAAGGACATGATGCATAGAGTCCCTACGTCCATTCTGCATAGCCTTGAAGGAATGCCTGATCTGGACTGGGCAAGGCTTCTGAATCTCCAATCAAGTGATGGATCATTCTTGTATTCTCCTTCGTCTACTGCATATGCACTTATGCAAACTGGTGACAAGAAGTGCTTCGAATATATCGATAGGATTGTCAAGAAATTCGATGGAGGAG TCCCCAATGTTTATCCAGTCGATCTTTTTGAGCACATCTGGGTCGTTGATCGGTTAGAGCGACTCGGGATCTCCCGCTACTTCCAACGAGAGATTAAGCAATGCATGGACTATGTGAACAG GCACTGGACTGAAGATGGGATTTGCTGGGCTAGGAACTCTACTGTAAAAGATGTGGATGACACAGCTATGGCTTTCCGACTACTAAGGCTACATGGATACAATGTCTCCCCAA GTGTGTTTAAGAATTTTGAGAAAGATGGAGAGTTCTTTTGTTTTGTGGGGCAATCAACTCAAGCCGTCACTGGGATGTACAACCTCAACAGAGCCTCTCAGATAGCTTTTCAAGGGGAGGATGTATTGCACCGTGCTAGGATTTTCTCATATGAGTTTCTCAGACAAAGAGAAGCCCAAGGCATGCTCCGTGACAAATGGATCATTGCGAAGGATCTAGCTGGCGAG GTACAATATACACTAGACTTCCCTTGGTATGCAAGCTTGCCTCGTGTCGAGGCAAGAACCTATCTAGATCAGTATGGCGGTAAAGATGATGTTTGGATTGGAAAGACCCTCTACAG GATGCCTCTTGTCAATAACGACACATATCTTGATTTGGCAATAATGGATTTCAACCGTTGCCAAGCTCTACATCAGCTTGAGTCTAATGAGCTTCAAAT GTGGTACATAGAGAATTGCCTTGACACTTTTGGAGTGCAACCGCAAGATGTTTTAAGAGCTTATTTTTTAGCTGCGTCTTGCATTTATGAACCTAGTCGTGCTGCTGAACGGCTTGCATGGGCTAGAACATCAATGATTGCCAATGCCATTTCTACACATCTTAATGACATTTTGGCGGACAAGAAAAGATTAGAATGTTTCGTGCACTGTCTCTATGAAGAAAGTGATGTATCATG TAAatttaggcttaaaagaaatCCTAATGATGCTATTCTCGAGAGGGCACTTCAAAGATTTATTAACTTATTGGCACAAGAAGCATTGCCAATTCATGAAGGACAAAGGTTCATACACAGTCTACTGAGTCTTGCA TGGACCGAATGGATGCTGCAAAAGGCAAATAAGGAAGAAAACAAATATCACAAATCCAGTGGTATAGAACCACAATACATGGTTCACGACAGGCAAACATATTTGCTTTTAGTCCAGGTTATTGAGATTTGTGCTGGACGAATTGGTGAGGCTGCATCAGTGATAAACAACAAGGATAGTGATTGGTTTATTCAACTCACATGCAATACTTGTGACGGTCTTAACCACAAGGTGTTACTTTCCCAG GATGCCGAGAAGAATGAAGCAACAATAAATTGCATTGACAAGGAAATCGAGTTGAATATGCAAGAACTTGCTCAATCTCTGCTCCTGAGGTCTGATGAGAAAACCACCAATAAGAAGACCAAGCAAACCTTATGGAATGTCCTAAGAAGTTCATACTATGCTAGTCATTGCCCACAACATATCATTGATAGACATGTTTCCAGGGTTATCTTCGAGCCCGTTTAA
- the LOC136539089 gene encoding ent-copalyl diphosphate synthase AN1, chloroplastic-like isoform X6, which produces MQPLLPAASSSPFFPPRVVLKGPCRIRIHGKAGADAGGAGATGPRGNLRLGGFAGWWRPQQHQQAPSPATTTQQPDNVSSAKVFQTTRVETETETAKWPGKPQDLDDYQVIPEQADETKLQPLIDQVRAMLRSMNDGDISISAYDTAWVALVPKLDGGGSQPQFPATVRWIVDHQLPDGSWGDSALFSAYDRMINTLACVVALTKWSLEPEKCKAGLSFLHENMWRLAEEEQESMPIGFEIAFPSLIQTARNLGIDFPYDHPALQSIYSNREIKLKRIPKDMMHRVPTSILHSLEGMPDLDWARLLNLQSSDGSFLYSPSSTAYALMQTGDKKCFEYIDRIVKKFDGGVPNVYPVDLFEHIWVVDRLERLGISRYFQREIKQCMDYVNRHWTEDGICWARNSTVKDVDDTAMAFRLLRLHGYNVSPSVFKNFEKDGEFFCFVGQSTQAVTGMYNLNRASQIAFQGEDVLHRARIFSYEFLRQREAQGMLRDKWIIAKDLAGEVQYTLDFPWYASLPRVEARTYLDQYGGKDDVWIGKTLYRMPLVNNDTYLDLAIMDFNRCQALHQLESNELQMWYIENCLDTFGVQPQDVLRAYFLAASCIYEPSRAAERLAWARTSMIANAISTHLNDILADKKRLECFVHCLYEESDVSWLKRNPNDAILERALQRFINLLAQEALPIHEGQRFIHSLLSLAWTEWMLQKANKEENKYHKSSGIEPQYMVHDRQTYLLLVQVIEICAGRIGEAASVINNKDSDWFIQLTCNTCDGLNHKVLLSQDAEKNEATINCIDKEIELNMQELAQSLLLRSDEKTTNKKTKQTLWNVLRSSYYASHCPQHIIDRHVSRVIFEPV; this is translated from the exons TGTTCCAGACCACCCGTGTCGAAACCGAGACTGAAACTGCGAAATGGCCAGGCAAACCACAAGATCTTGATGACTACCAAGTGATCCCTGAG CAGGCTGATGAGACAAAGCTGCAGCCACTTATCGATCAAGTGAGGGCGATGCTAAGATCAATGAACGACGGGGACATCAGCATCTCGGCGTACGACACGGCGTGGGTGGCGCTGGTGCCGAAGCTGGACGGCGGTGGCTCCCAGCCCCAGTTCCCGGCCACCGTGCGTTGGATCGTCGACCACCAGCTGCCTGACGGCTCCTGGGGCGACTCGGCCTTGTTCTCTGCCTATGACCGCATGATCAACACCCTCGCCTGCGTCGTTGCACTCACGAAATGGTCTCTCGAGCCTGAAAAATGCAAGGCAGGGCTCTCGTTTCTCCACGAGAATATGTGGAGGCTAGCAGAGGAAGAGCAGGAGTCGATGCCCATCGGCTTCGAGATCGCGTTCCCTTCTCTCATTCAGACAGCTAGGAACCTGGGCATTGACTTCCCGTATGATCACCCGGCTTTGCAGAGCATATACTCCAACAGGGAAATCAAGCTGAAGAGGATCCCAAAGGACATGATGCATAGAGTCCCTACGTCCATTCTGCATAGCCTTGAAGGAATGCCTGATCTGGACTGGGCAAGGCTTCTGAATCTCCAATCAAGTGATGGATCATTCTTGTATTCTCCTTCGTCTACTGCATATGCACTTATGCAAACTGGTGACAAGAAGTGCTTCGAATATATCGATAGGATTGTCAAGAAATTCGATGGAGGAG TCCCCAATGTTTATCCAGTCGATCTTTTTGAGCACATCTGGGTCGTTGATCGGTTAGAGCGACTCGGGATCTCCCGCTACTTCCAACGAGAGATTAAGCAATGCATGGACTATGTGAACAG GCACTGGACTGAAGATGGGATTTGCTGGGCTAGGAACTCTACTGTAAAAGATGTGGATGACACAGCTATGGCTTTCCGACTACTAAGGCTACATGGATACAATGTCTCCCCAA GTGTGTTTAAGAATTTTGAGAAAGATGGAGAGTTCTTTTGTTTTGTGGGGCAATCAACTCAAGCCGTCACTGGGATGTACAACCTCAACAGAGCCTCTCAGATAGCTTTTCAAGGGGAGGATGTATTGCACCGTGCTAGGATTTTCTCATATGAGTTTCTCAGACAAAGAGAAGCCCAAGGCATGCTCCGTGACAAATGGATCATTGCGAAGGATCTAGCTGGCGAG GTACAATATACACTAGACTTCCCTTGGTATGCAAGCTTGCCTCGTGTCGAGGCAAGAACCTATCTAGATCAGTATGGCGGTAAAGATGATGTTTGGATTGGAAAGACCCTCTACAG GATGCCTCTTGTCAATAACGACACATATCTTGATTTGGCAATAATGGATTTCAACCGTTGCCAAGCTCTACATCAGCTTGAGTCTAATGAGCTTCAAAT GTGGTACATAGAGAATTGCCTTGACACTTTTGGAGTGCAACCGCAAGATGTTTTAAGAGCTTATTTTTTAGCTGCGTCTTGCATTTATGAACCTAGTCGTGCTGCTGAACGGCTTGCATGGGCTAGAACATCAATGATTGCCAATGCCATTTCTACACATCTTAATGACATTTTGGCGGACAAGAAAAGATTAGAATGTTTCGTGCACTGTCTCTATGAAGAAAGTGATGTATCATG gcttaaaagaaatCCTAATGATGCTATTCTCGAGAGGGCACTTCAAAGATTTATTAACTTATTGGCACAAGAAGCATTGCCAATTCATGAAGGACAAAGGTTCATACACAGTCTACTGAGTCTTGCA TGGACCGAATGGATGCTGCAAAAGGCAAATAAGGAAGAAAACAAATATCACAAATCCAGTGGTATAGAACCACAATACATGGTTCACGACAGGCAAACATATTTGCTTTTAGTCCAGGTTATTGAGATTTGTGCTGGACGAATTGGTGAGGCTGCATCAGTGATAAACAACAAGGATAGTGATTGGTTTATTCAACTCACATGCAATACTTGTGACGGTCTTAACCACAAGGTGTTACTTTCCCAG GATGCCGAGAAGAATGAAGCAACAATAAATTGCATTGACAAGGAAATCGAGTTGAATATGCAAGAACTTGCTCAATCTCTGCTCCTGAGGTCTGATGAGAAAACCACCAATAAGAAGACCAAGCAAACCTTATGGAATGTCCTAAGAAGTTCATACTATGCTAGTCATTGCCCACAACATATCATTGATAGACATGTTTCCAGGGTTATCTTCGAGCCCGTTTAA
- the LOC136539089 gene encoding ent-copalyl diphosphate synthase AN1, chloroplastic-like isoform X1 → MQPLLPAASSSPFFPPRVVLKGPCRIRIHGKAGADAGGAGATGPRGNLRLGGFAGWWRPQQHQQAPSPATTTQQPDNVSSAKVFQTTRVETETETAKWPGKPQDLDDYQVIPEVVHTQADETKLQPLIDQVRAMLRSMNDGDISISAYDTAWVALVPKLDGGGSQPQFPATVRWIVDHQLPDGSWGDSALFSAYDRMINTLACVVALTKWSLEPEKCKAGLSFLHENMWRLAEEEQESMPIGFEIAFPSLIQTARNLGIDFPYDHPALQSIYSNREIKLKRIPKDMMHRVPTSILHSLEGMPDLDWARLLNLQSSDGSFLYSPSSTAYALMQTGDKKCFEYIDRIVKKFDGGVPNVYPVDLFEHIWVVDRLERLGISRYFQREIKQCMDYVNRHWTEDGICWARNSTVKDVDDTAMAFRLLRLHGYNVSPSVFKNFEKDGEFFCFVGQSTQAVTGMYNLNRASQIAFQGEDVLHRARIFSYEFLRQREAQGMLRDKWIIAKDLAGEVQYTLDFPWYASLPRVEARTYLDQYGGKDDVWIGKTLYRMPLVNNDTYLDLAIMDFNRCQALHQLESNELQMWYIENCLDTFGVQPQDVLRAYFLAASCIYEPSRAAERLAWARTSMIANAISTHLNDILADKKRLECFVHCLYEESDVSCKFRLKRNPNDAILERALQRFINLLAQEALPIHEGQRFIHSLLSLAWTEWMLQKANKEENKYHKSSGIEPQYMVHDRQTYLLLVQVIEICAGRIGEAASVINNKDSDWFIQLTCNTCDGLNHKVLLSQDAEKNEATINCIDKEIELNMQELAQSLLLRSDEKTTNKKTKQTLWNVLRSSYYASHCPQHIIDRHVSRVIFEPV, encoded by the exons TGTTCCAGACCACCCGTGTCGAAACCGAGACTGAAACTGCGAAATGGCCAGGCAAACCACAAGATCTTGATGACTACCAAGTGATCCCTGAGGTGGTACATACC CAGGCTGATGAGACAAAGCTGCAGCCACTTATCGATCAAGTGAGGGCGATGCTAAGATCAATGAACGACGGGGACATCAGCATCTCGGCGTACGACACGGCGTGGGTGGCGCTGGTGCCGAAGCTGGACGGCGGTGGCTCCCAGCCCCAGTTCCCGGCCACCGTGCGTTGGATCGTCGACCACCAGCTGCCTGACGGCTCCTGGGGCGACTCGGCCTTGTTCTCTGCCTATGACCGCATGATCAACACCCTCGCCTGCGTCGTTGCACTCACGAAATGGTCTCTCGAGCCTGAAAAATGCAAGGCAGGGCTCTCGTTTCTCCACGAGAATATGTGGAGGCTAGCAGAGGAAGAGCAGGAGTCGATGCCCATCGGCTTCGAGATCGCGTTCCCTTCTCTCATTCAGACAGCTAGGAACCTGGGCATTGACTTCCCGTATGATCACCCGGCTTTGCAGAGCATATACTCCAACAGGGAAATCAAGCTGAAGAGGATCCCAAAGGACATGATGCATAGAGTCCCTACGTCCATTCTGCATAGCCTTGAAGGAATGCCTGATCTGGACTGGGCAAGGCTTCTGAATCTCCAATCAAGTGATGGATCATTCTTGTATTCTCCTTCGTCTACTGCATATGCACTTATGCAAACTGGTGACAAGAAGTGCTTCGAATATATCGATAGGATTGTCAAGAAATTCGATGGAGGAG TCCCCAATGTTTATCCAGTCGATCTTTTTGAGCACATCTGGGTCGTTGATCGGTTAGAGCGACTCGGGATCTCCCGCTACTTCCAACGAGAGATTAAGCAATGCATGGACTATGTGAACAG GCACTGGACTGAAGATGGGATTTGCTGGGCTAGGAACTCTACTGTAAAAGATGTGGATGACACAGCTATGGCTTTCCGACTACTAAGGCTACATGGATACAATGTCTCCCCAA GTGTGTTTAAGAATTTTGAGAAAGATGGAGAGTTCTTTTGTTTTGTGGGGCAATCAACTCAAGCCGTCACTGGGATGTACAACCTCAACAGAGCCTCTCAGATAGCTTTTCAAGGGGAGGATGTATTGCACCGTGCTAGGATTTTCTCATATGAGTTTCTCAGACAAAGAGAAGCCCAAGGCATGCTCCGTGACAAATGGATCATTGCGAAGGATCTAGCTGGCGAG GTACAATATACACTAGACTTCCCTTGGTATGCAAGCTTGCCTCGTGTCGAGGCAAGAACCTATCTAGATCAGTATGGCGGTAAAGATGATGTTTGGATTGGAAAGACCCTCTACAG GATGCCTCTTGTCAATAACGACACATATCTTGATTTGGCAATAATGGATTTCAACCGTTGCCAAGCTCTACATCAGCTTGAGTCTAATGAGCTTCAAAT GTGGTACATAGAGAATTGCCTTGACACTTTTGGAGTGCAACCGCAAGATGTTTTAAGAGCTTATTTTTTAGCTGCGTCTTGCATTTATGAACCTAGTCGTGCTGCTGAACGGCTTGCATGGGCTAGAACATCAATGATTGCCAATGCCATTTCTACACATCTTAATGACATTTTGGCGGACAAGAAAAGATTAGAATGTTTCGTGCACTGTCTCTATGAAGAAAGTGATGTATCATG TAAatttaggcttaaaagaaatCCTAATGATGCTATTCTCGAGAGGGCACTTCAAAGATTTATTAACTTATTGGCACAAGAAGCATTGCCAATTCATGAAGGACAAAGGTTCATACACAGTCTACTGAGTCTTGCA TGGACCGAATGGATGCTGCAAAAGGCAAATAAGGAAGAAAACAAATATCACAAATCCAGTGGTATAGAACCACAATACATGGTTCACGACAGGCAAACATATTTGCTTTTAGTCCAGGTTATTGAGATTTGTGCTGGACGAATTGGTGAGGCTGCATCAGTGATAAACAACAAGGATAGTGATTGGTTTATTCAACTCACATGCAATACTTGTGACGGTCTTAACCACAAGGTGTTACTTTCCCAG GATGCCGAGAAGAATGAAGCAACAATAAATTGCATTGACAAGGAAATCGAGTTGAATATGCAAGAACTTGCTCAATCTCTGCTCCTGAGGTCTGATGAGAAAACCACCAATAAGAAGACCAAGCAAACCTTATGGAATGTCCTAAGAAGTTCATACTATGCTAGTCATTGCCCACAACATATCATTGATAGACATGTTTCCAGGGTTATCTTCGAGCCCGTTTAA